The Dermochelys coriacea isolate rDerCor1 chromosome 19, rDerCor1.pri.v4, whole genome shotgun sequence region TGCTCCCCTGGAGGGGAGTGGCTTAACAGCATAATTATGTCTGAACTCCCAAGTCTTATGGGAATCGCAGATTCAGATTCCAGTAGCTTTCACTTAGCCTTTCATTCTACTCTGGGAAACAAACTAAATGTCCCAAGTTTCTGTGTAGATTTTCTGATGCTTTttaaactcaggctttgtggacaTTTGACTCATTGGCACTTCTCAAAAGAGAAGGGGTTTGCCTCAGTGTCATTGAACCAAATGTATCTAGTTTATCTTGTAAGACTTTTGGGACAGGGTGATACCATCCCTCTATATCCTACAATGGTGAGCATGCTGCTGATGCTCAGAAACTAATAAAATCCTCACTCCCCCCCAGCTGTTATGCAGCATGCTCTGTGCTAATTGACTGCTGTCCTCCACCCAGTGGTGGTGTATGTACCTTATTTGAAGTACTTCTGAATGGCGGGCACcatagaaatgtaaaatattatcttTTGCCCATAATATAACCCTGCAGTTATTGAAATTATTCTTGTACTTGCAGTCCACCCTTCAAGAGTTCTCATTATGCAATTGTTTTTTCTTGCCAGCACACTGTTGCTTTAATCAACAGTATTTTGAGATGGTAGCAAATGTTGTCTCACATGAAAGGACAGCCTTATTCATTATTCTGTCCCATTGGCTATTGCTTTGTTTGTAGCTGCCAAGTAGGTTTGAGAATGCCTAGTTATTGCCGAGTTTTTATCTGTGCAGTTCCTGGGGTGTTACATTTTGTCAATACTGTGCATGGCCTGGACCGTGGAGTACCGTTGTGGGGGCAGTccaagagcaatttttttttttttttctgctgtgctgTGTATTGCCAGTCAGATTGCTAATGCAGTGTGGAAAATGATCACCCTTTTATCCTCAGGTTTTAACCAAGAAGAAGTTGCAGGATCTGGTGCGAGAGGTGGATCCCAATGAGCAgctggatgaggatgtggaggaggTAGGCCATGTGTGACAACCCGTACCAGTAAAATGGGACATGCAGAGCCAATCCAGAGCTGACGTAGCCCCTTGCCCAATACAGGGAGGATTGGTTTATACTATTGTGCTGTTACGCAAGCTCTGGTCAGCTTCAAACGTGGTGCTGAAGGTCCATATACATTGCTGGTGCTCAGAGGTATTCATTCTAATTTATTAACCAGTCTTTTGCTGGTGACAGACATCCCAGTGGCTTTTCTGTAGGGTGTGGTCAAACTGTTATTAGCGAGCAGTGGCTTCTGAGGGTTGAATTTCATGGTGGTCACTACGTTTTTTGACTGTAACAGTCATCCAAAAAATATGAATGGGTTTGAGGTGCTCCTTTCTTCAACCCCCTACTCCCCCACAGATGCTGTTGCAGATTGCTGATGATTTCATTGAGAGTGTGGTGACAGCTGCCTGCCAGCTTGCCCGACATCGCAAATCAAACACTCTGGAAGTGAAGGATGTCCAGCTGCATCTCGGTAAGAGATTCGTATCTTGTCAGTGAGGAGACAGAACTGAGGGATAGAAGTATCTGAAAAGGGATTGTCCCCGCTAGATCTTGGGGTAGGGATCTGGGTACACGCTACACAACCAGAGCAAACGCTGAATAGGGACATTTGAGGGAATTAGTCTAACCAAAACTTGTGGAAGCAGAGAAATGGAGGAGGCTGCCCCTTTATGAACTTGAGCCTAGGGTGGCTGTCTAGGCATCATTTCTTAATGGACCTGCTGGGAATCAGGGACAATTTAAATGTCCTTATGTTTTCTTCCTCCAAACGCTCCTATTCCTATGCACGGGCATGCCGTTTTATATCCATTCTGTAACCTGGATTATAAGGTCTTTGGTTTAGGGGCTGTTTACAATAGCTGTATATAGTATCTAGCCCAATGGGACCCTGACTCGAGTCCTTAGATGCAagcacagtacaaataataaataaccttTGTGGTGCCTTTAGTCACAGGAGTCCAGGATTCCCCAGCACCCCCATTTCTCACTAAATATCTGCAGCCCTGGCACCAGGAGGTTCACTGAATAGTTCTTATTATTCTGGTATGTTGAGGGCTTCCCTGTGTTGGACATTCTGCACAGCTTTCTTATGCAGTGATCTGCGCTTTCTGTTCCAGAGCGCCAGTGGAACATGTGGATCCCTGGTTTTGGTTCTGAAGAAATCCGGCCATACAAAAAAGCCTGCACTACAGAAGCTCACAAACAGGTGAGGAGCCTCTTGTGAATGCACTAATAGCCAAATGTAGGGAAGTCAATACAGGCAGAGTCCTTGTCCAATTCCTTCCACACATGCCAGTGCTGCTCTTGTTCATCTCCACTCTTGCATTGTGGCCAAGAAAGAATGGAATCCCGATGACACTGTGGATCTTGAATATTCTTTTAGACTCAGAGTGCAGTGTGTTCTTAAGGCTGCAACAATCTAATACAGGGAGGCTGCTGCTAGATTCTCTCTTCTAACTGGTGGTCCCACCCTTCAAGTTGCAGTAGAGAGTCAGTTGTTGGGAGCCCCATACGAGAGACTGCTAGTTTGTAATGCTGGCTCCCTGCACAGTGGACCTTGCAGTTAAGCATTGATGACAGTGCTGGAGAGCAATTCTCACCTAGCCTCTGACGCTCCAAGGAGGAGCCTAAAACAACCCTTCACCCATAGCCAGTTAAGCGGTCAGGGAGAAGGCACTCAGTTCAGGATCCAAAACACAATCATGCCCATGAGAGAGTGCTGCATGGCTGGTTTTTCATGGTCCATTCCGCATGGAGCCAGCATCCGTGTGAATAGCCAGAAAGCTCTCTCTCCAGAAGAGTTtaaaaatccatgttgactgaaGGGAATCCCTGTTCATAAAACCACGGGAGTCCAGGGATGCTGTTTGCATACTATGATCAAGAGTGACTAGGGCTGTAAGTCTTGCCGTTTGTTAAATACGGCATTAAAATGTGTGGCTGATGGCTCTGTCAGCTAAGGGCAGCAGCCATGCGTGTATGTAACAGTGACCCAGGTCTTACTGCAGAGTCCCTTCAACTGGAAATAAATGGTTGCTGCACAATGTGGCAGCAAGTGACTTGTTGCCATTGTATATAGGGGCAGCTGAAAATTGTTTCACCTCCTACTTAAATATCTGGCTGGGGCTCCTCTTGAAGAGCACTTGTGCTTGTCCTGGAATTTCAGCTGTTAGTTGCTTACTCAGTACTGGTTTCTGTCTTGCTCCAATTTTGGAATTTGCTGGGTTTTTAAGTCAAAGACTAAAGCCATGAATAAAAATCTCTACACCCACGAAATGCACCAGCATGGTAACGTGACAGCTGCATTCCTGACACAGCAGATGAAATGCTATGGGGTGCGGACAGAGGACCTTCAGGTGGATTTTGATTCAGTGCACAATGCAAGTAAAATATTAAACTGTGCTAATGACTGAGTGAAATTAGGATTAAGGTAGAATCACCAAACCAAAATGATGACTCCAGACAGAATTTCTCCCAAGGAGAGATGCCCAGACTctctgacttcttttttttttttttttttcttttaactttctgGCTATGGATCTATCCAAGCTAGGATTCAAATAGCCTTAAAGAACCATGTTTAAATACTGGTCCACTAATTCATGGTAGAACACTGCCCACAGACGTGTACAAGCCTGAGTAGGACCCAGGTGGAACACTTCTCAGCATGGCTTATAGTTTGGCCCCACCCACAAGTTAGACAAATCAAGTTACAAATGGATTTAGCTAGAACCCATCTTAACTGTTAAAATGTGGTTCCCAAAGTGTTTAAAGGCCATTGTGTCTGTAGTTCTTGATATATCGCCACTGTTCACCAGAGCTTACTTTCAGCATATGGTATTGCATAAGCAACCTGTTGTGGACCCTGTGTTTCTTCAATCTCATTCCTTTATAGCCACGTTCCCAGCTTGATTTGCAGATAACCATGTTCCAGTCGCTCAGTTCCCTGTATTTTCCCTTTATTGTTTCAGAGGATGGCACTGATCCGCAAAACAACCAAGAAATAATCCCTGGGAGTACAGGGAGACAACTGTGCGTTTGGGGATATCTGCCTCTAAGCTGAAGCCTCCATGACACCatccatgggattttttttttaatgctttacaGAGAAGCATATATTTTTTATTAACAGTGCAGCAATATCTATGACCTTGAGGAGATCGGCCAAAAACCATGAtatgctcccccttccccagcccccaatcaGAGCGCATCGTATCTTGAAACAAAGACTTTATTTGTGACCTTTAAAGTGGTTTATTGTATAAGTGATTGATTGTCCAAGGAACAGAGCATTTTGGTCTTGTTTGGGACAGTATTAGAAGCATCTGTAGAGGTTTTcgttttcccccttcccacctgCCAGTTCCAGTACTTTGTAATGTCAATGTTTATATAAATACTTGCATTTGTTTTACATTAATAAAGAAATTATTAATCTAAAGCCGGGCATTGTCTCGTGCTTCTGCATTTGATGTGTGTACAGCGCCTCATTTCAATCTCTAGGCAGTAGGAGAGAGGGGCGGCTTGCTGCAGGGATGTTTAAAGGACATGCCAGGTTTAGGTTCAAAATGGAGGGGAGGACTAGGATGGCTCTTGCACTGGTAAGGGACAGCACAGACCATTTTGCCTCTAAGTAGCCAGTTGAGATCCGACTGAGGTGAGTAGTGACCACAAGTCCTACCATCTGTTGGCTGTTTGGCCTATGTGAAATAAACTAATGGTATCTGTCCAGTTCCTAGTGCACAAGGGTTCACATTAAGACCAACTGGAGCCCTGGCTGACAGCtgcagcagaaaggccaaggactTGGCGAGTCACAGAGACCGGACTTCCCTCTGGCTCTCTGCAGATCagggatggtgggatggaagcaTGTGTTATTCCATTACCAAATGGAAGTCTTCAGACTCCAGGGCTGTCAGTTGAGCACATTTCACCAGCACATAACTCACTTTAAAACTGTTTAGAAAATAAATTGAAGCTTAGGCCACAAATTtgaccctaaaaagaaaaggagtacttgtggcaccttagactaacaaatttatctgagcataagctttcgtgagctacagctcacttcatcagatgcatttggtgggaaatacagaggggagatttacacacacacacacacacacacacacacacacacacacacacacacacacacacacacacacacacacacacacacacacacacacacacacacacacacacacacacacacacacacacacacacacacacagagaacatgaaacaatgaccCTAGTAACTCTGCTAATCAGGTGGGAAACGTTCTTCAAATTGCAAACATGAAAGGGGAGGGGTGTTCCTAAATCTGTACCTCTTGAGTTTTGGGTCGACAAGAATGAAATTGAAAGCTGCCCCCAAAGACTGAAATATATACGTGGTCCTAAAATAAGTCATCCGCTTTCCAAGCTAAAGGCCGCACCGCAGATAAAATCCAGACTTCTTATCTGGTTGGCCCActtgttacctggggttcttttaacccaaagctcttggtaacttttattcTGGGCAAGGTGgcgtcaggaaataaatcaagggagACAGCCATCCgactgatagatggctggcacaaaaaGGACAATGCAAGAG contains the following coding sequences:
- the TAF12 gene encoding transcription initiation factor TFIID subunit 12 isoform X2, producing the protein MNQFGPSTLINLSSFSSIKPEPANTPPQSSMANSTTVAKMPGTPSGGGRLSPESNQVLTKKKLQDLVREVDPNEQLDEDVEEMLLQIADDFIESVVTAACQLARHRKSNTLEVKDVQLHLERQWNMWIPGFGSEEIRPYKKACTTEAHKQRMALIRKTTKK
- the TAF12 gene encoding transcription initiation factor TFIID subunit 12 isoform X1, with protein sequence MASPFTGPTAVADVIKDLDTQIALVGLGPHNPKKKQDLDKLYDLKTKAQQIMNQFGPSTLINLSSFSSIKPEPANTPPQSSMANSTTVAKMPGTPSGGGRLSPESNQVLTKKKLQDLVREVDPNEQLDEDVEEMLLQIADDFIESVVTAACQLARHRKSNTLEVKDVQLHLERQWNMWIPGFGSEEIRPYKKACTTEAHKQRMALIRKTTKK